In the genome of Kosmotoga arenicorallina S304, the window AAGTTTATGGTGAAAAGAAAACAGACTACATATATTCAGAAGATTACAGGGTCGAAATTGACATTCCAGAAGTGGCGCTTGTTCGGGAATCAGATCCTGAAGGCGATGACAAAGGTCCTTACGGAAAATATTCATATCCAACGGATATAACATTCAAAAATCAAATGGACCTTTTAGGTGTAACTCTCAAACAGGTTGGCGGGAGCCTTGTGCTTTCAATGAAAATCAAAGATCTCACCACCTCGTGGAGCCCCCAAAATGGATTTGACCATGTTACCTTCCAGATTTATATAGACGACCCTAATAAAAAAGGCTCAAAGATCCTGCCGTATCAAAACGCTGAGATGCCTGAAGGTACTGATTGGGATTACTTCATCTTTGCCAATGGCTGGTCCATAGTCGCTTATTCTTCAGAAGGGAGCGGACCACAATCCTTTGGAAAACCGATTTCACCCACACCACAAGTAAAGACAAACAGCATGACTGGTGAAATAACCTTGATAATCTCGGGTGAGCTTTTCGGGAGACCCGATTCTTACAGCGGATTCAAGTTTTACATAACCACATGGGATTTTGACGGAATTGAAGCCAAATACAGAGACCTTTTCCCCCAGCCTATGTCCTACCATTTTGGTGGCGGCACAAAATCCGATCCATACATCATGGACGATATATTCTTTGCTATTTGGTAATTTATCGATTTTTACAAAAGAAGACCTTGACTTCTATAAGTCAAGGATGAATTTTGCTTTGTTGTGATAGAACACTGTGCTATAATATAAATAGGTTGCAAACGAAAAACAAGTCTGCAACCATCAGTAGGGCAGGGACTGCCCGAATTTACGCCTGTGGACTGTGCTCTGGCGGCGGAACCCGAGAGGGGTCTACGAGTCATCACAGGTTGAAGCAGGAAGCCATGTCTTCTATAAGGCGTGGTAGTTCACTTGTTTTCCACGTAGCCTCCTAATATAAGGAGGCTGTTTCTATTTCTTTGAGAATTAGGAATTTGAGAGTTAAAATTAGTTATTTAGGGGGTGAAATAATGGATTGGGAAGCCATTAAGACCACCATTGTGGAATTCATGACCACATACGGTTTGAAGCTCATAGGTGCAATAATCACTCTTATAATTGGTTTTTGGGTGATAAGAATAATCGGAAAAGTGTTAAGAAAAATCTTTGAAAAGAGCAAGATGGACGAATCGCTTAAGGGGTTTTTAGTTTCGCTCGTAACAATACTGCTGAAAGTGCTGCTTCTCATAACAGTACTTTCAATGCTAGGCATCGAAATGACTTCATTTGTTGCTTTAGTAGGGGCAATAGGGCTTGCGATTGGTTTTGCTTTGCAGGGAACTCTGGCAAATTTTGCGGGTGGTGTTCTCATTCTCTTCTTCAAACCTTTTAAGGTAGGGGATTTTATTGAAGCCAATGGATATATGGGAACTGTTAAGGAAATACAGATTATAAATACAATATTGAATACTCCTGATAATAAGGTGATAATCATGCCCAATGGCCCTCTGGCGAGCAGCGTTATAACAAACTTCTCCAGAGAAAAGACAAGGCGGGTGGATTTAACATTTGGAGTTGGTTATGAAACCGACATCAGAGAAGTGAAGAAAGTTTTGGAGGACATTGTTCAAAACCATGAAAAAGTACTCAAAGAACCCGCACCGCTTATCCGGGTCGCCGAGCTGGCTGATAGTTCAGTGAATTTCGCAGTTAAAGTCTGGGTAAATGCTGCTGACTATTGGAATGTATATTTTGACCTTCATGAGCAAGTAAAATTGGTATTTGATGAAAAAGGCATCTCCATCCCCTTCCCTCAAGTGGATGTCCATATGCAAAAAGAATCTTAAGGCTTATCGATTTTCACAAAAGAAGACCTTGACCTCTATGAAGTCAAGGATGAATTTTGCTTTGTTGTGATGAGACACTATGTACAATATGGATAGATCGCACACGAAAAACAAGTTTGTTACCATCAGTAGGGCAGAAACTGCCCGAATTCACGCCTGTGGACTGGGCTTTGACGGTGGAACTCAATGGAGGTCCACGAGTCATCGCAGGGTAAGGTGTGGTAGTTCACAAAAAGGCCTTATCGAAAATGGATAAAGCGGAACTTTATGTTCCGCTTTATCAGTAAATAACTCCTGAAAGTTCCTTCCTTCCTTGAGTGCCATCAGGAAGTTCCACAAATACGCTCAAGTCATGAGAATTGATATACGAATCCGTCTCAAAGAATATGAGCCATGAAGAGAGTATGTATTCTGTTAGGCCAATCTCTGAAAGATCAGGCTCTTCTGAACCTTCCTGGTAAATTGTAAGCCCGCTGGTTGCGTTAACAAGTTCCCTTGGATCACCTGGATGGCTGAAATCAGTATCGCTTTCAAAGTAAAACGTGCCTGTTGAAGCTATTATATGAAAGGTAGCGTATCCATAAATGGCTTCAAGAACATCCTGTTTTGTGTACTTAGCGGAAAAATCATTTTCTGGAACGATACCATATGGCCAGGCAATGTCAGGGGGTTGGTCTCCCGTGTAATGGCTAAAGGCGTCTGTTAGTAATATAATGACTCTTTCAGCATGAGGTCTCCAATTTATGTTATTCCAGGCAAACATTATTGCGCCATAGATATTTTCTGGAAGATCCCGTCCGCCATAAGCTACTAATTCAGTTGAATAGTCGCTCGCGGCCCCTGGGCTTGAAAGGTTTATAAAGGGAGTTGAATAGTTTGCGCCTTCATAAACCGGATCAGATGGCGCATAATCTCCAAAGGGTATTATGGATGCCTTCGCATCATATCCAGCATCAATCAGCGCTTGAAGAAAATCTTGAATACTGCTCTTAATACCGGAAATTTCGTCTGACATACTTCCGGTAGTATCTACGAGGAAAACTATATCCGCACCAATGCGAACTTCTGTTTCCTTTGTCATCACAAAACCCTGAGCTTTCCCATCCTCAAAAAC includes:
- a CDS encoding mechanosensitive ion channel family protein — encoded protein: MDWEAIKTTIVEFMTTYGLKLIGAIITLIIGFWVIRIIGKVLRKIFEKSKMDESLKGFLVSLVTILLKVLLLITVLSMLGIEMTSFVALVGAIGLAIGFALQGTLANFAGGVLILFFKPFKVGDFIEANGYMGTVKEIQIINTILNTPDNKVIIMPNGPLASSVITNFSREKTRRVDLTFGVGYETDIREVKKVLEDIVQNHEKVLKEPAPLIRVAELADSSVNFAVKVWVNAADYWNVYFDLHEQVKLVFDEKGISIPFPQVDVHMQKES
- a CDS encoding vWA domain-containing protein, which produces MKKLLRLLLASAVILLASCGIIPVLQQEIPLDPFGVKIPGAWGNDLEIFFAIDKLPSSNPLFDPVTSPMPLKLRMSIPDYLGSLDDGKVLVFEDGKAQGFVMTKETEVRIGADIVFLVDTTGSMSDEISGIKSSIQDFLQALIDAGYDAKASIIPFGDYAPSDPVYEGANYSTPFINLSSPGAASDYSTELVAYGGRDLPENIYGAIMFAWNNINWRPHAERVIILLTDAFSHYTGDQPPDIAWPYGIVPENDFSAKYTKQDVLEAIYGYATFHIIASTGTFYFESDTDFSHPGDPRELVNATSGLTIYQEGSEEPDLSEIGLTEYILSSWLIFFETDSYINSHDLSVFVELPDGTQGRKELSGVIY